The following are encoded together in the Osmia lignaria lignaria isolate PbOS001 chromosome 6, iyOsmLign1, whole genome shotgun sequence genome:
- the Ufd4 gene encoding ubiquitin fusion-degradation 4-like isoform X4, with protein sequence MADVDPETLLEWLNMGQGDERDMQLIALEQLCMLLLMSDNVDRCFECCPPRTFLPALCRIFLDQLAPDSVLEVTARAITYYFDLSPECIRRVIAMEGAVRGICSRLSGAGLGSRTSRDLAEQCIKALELVCAREAGAVLEAGGLPCALCFIREHGALVHRDTLHSAMAVVTRLCGKVEPQDKSLPDCIEALSTLLRHEDAHVADGALRCFASLADRFSRRNTDPAPLASHGLVSELLYRLSNAAGPGTSIAATSGNPKTPPPSSTTSTIPAPEANSCASVSTIISLLSTLCRGSPSITHDLLRSELPDAIEKALKGDERCALDSMRLVDLLLVLLFEGRSALGRNTSGGPSGPLLPRFRRPESAGEKSHRQLIDCIRSKDTDALIEAIDSGGIGVNFMDDVGQTLLNWASAFGTQEMVEFLCDRGADVNKGQRSSSLHYAACFGRPAIAKVLLRHGANPDLRDEDGKTPLDKARERVDEGHREVAAILQSPGEWMLPNQEHRKPETETEFTEPKGDPEMAPVYLKRLLPVFCATFQSSMLPSVRKASLSLIRKMVHYIQSELLVETCGSDRTGSCGAMLVEVIASVLDNEEDEDGHLVVLQMIQDLMIKGKDEFLEHFARLGVFSKVAALAGPQETTPEPEAESNQSEEQRMEDAKELLIGRAYHWGDWCICRGRDCLYVWSYAAALELSNGSNGWFRFILDGKLATMYSSGSPEGGTDTSGKGRNTESLTTEENRGEFLEKLQRARSQVKPNSVSQPVLSRPGTTRLVVGNWALSSRKESELCIHNSDGQQQATILREDLPGFIFESNRGTKHSFTAETSLGPEFVSGWAGKRGKRLRSKIEAIKQKVKVQAQDIYECYFKAAQAQPRGVVAKLGAIVNQIEKACQKQQSGNREWRNILLSALDELKALLNEEGRVSAYELHSSGLVQTLLALLAAPPGPQPPTLRATKLRMQRIAVFKNCFHSKDANKEHNSAKILVQKLVSVLESIEKLPVYLYDTPGSGYGLQILTRRLRFRLEKATGESSLIDRSGRSLKMEPLSTIQQLESHLLKMVAKQWHDHDRSTFTFVKKLKEGNRITFKYQYDFDENGLLYWIGTNAKTCSEWVNPGQYGLVVVTSSNGRNLPYGHLEDILSRDPSALNCHTNDDRRAWFSIDLGVWIIPSAYTLRHARGYGRSALRNWMFQASKDGVTWTTLYAHVDDPSLNEPGSTATWTLEPPADETQGWRHLRLQQIGKNASGQTHYLSVSGFEVYGEVTGVCEDLGRAAREAEAGVRKQRRLIKSQVLRHLVAGARVARGLDWKWRDQDGVPPGEGTVTGELHNGWIDVTWDHGGSNSYRMGAEGKFDLRLVGSGLDTDNGTKNKSGGGVLTGRKSSSTPSLPDCTDTAMRGSVASTDQAASADNLAAKQAAESIAESVLSVARAEAVVAVTGEGGANSTGELSVVLHPRPDTTVTSDLATIVESLALNTDCPANSNSNRASSSTKPFFATVRGNKPGAGLLSLEATEVLDRVREGADRLRNNTNSFLSGELLSLVPVRISVAGELEENSLRIKSVQRHHSAITDATKECSRDKEASSSTQNTAGGCPVVVTNPMSVSVPNLACSDANNTLEPTAATGLLETFAAMARRRTLGPTGGQHIASNSNTGSNSRGPNSVSSLVRLALSPNFPGGLLSTAQSYPSLTSSGQVAGSGVTTTTGPGLGQALTMSLTSTSSDSEQLWLQVSLEDFLESCGGVASSSVGGGRTTGGPTLLTELEDDEDGVLEEEEDNDENDQEEDDEENEEEGDGCDADYEEVMVSRNLLAAFMEEESSKRRAWDDEFVLKRQFSALIPAFDPRPGRTNINQTTDLEIPPPGSETQSSTRSGSLSMPRLSLTLKGPGLPGVPDVELPLTEPHASIFKTVQELMQLTELGSRQEKLRRIWEPTYTIIYKESRDEESSGRATPIVTLYSRSTTQSSSVCTVEDVLQLLRHVYVLSTTRDDGKHVDYENEESPCWVHPDDFTSKKITNKIVQQIQDPLALAAGALPNWCEELARSCPFLLPFETRRLYFSCTAFGASRSIVWLQTQRDAVLERQRTPGLSPRRDDIHEFRVGRLKHERVSVPRGEKLLDWAEQVMKVHANRKSILEVEFIGEEGTGLGPTLEFFALVAAELQRKDLGLWLCDDEEIHDTEQSHVSGEQVRPAGYYVTRPSGLFPAPLPQDSVTCDRAVRYFWFLGVFLAKVLQDNRLVDLPLSRPFLKLMCHGDITNNVNEKIGLSGITQESMSSSMSSSFISEEGETDVTYSSLEPPPWYSGLLDIEDLVFVDPVRGEFLKEIQASVAKRDRSLSDSHNTTDEETSLNITHPSGMSVPIEDLALTMTYSPSSKVFGYEHVELIEGCAETSVTVQNAKEYAEMTINYCLDRGVSRQLESFKAGFSKVFPMEKLHAFSPEEVRAMLCGEQNPQWTREDLLNYTEPKLGYTRESPGFQRFVNVLLSLTGPERKAFLQFATGCSALPPGGLCNLHPRLTVVRKVDAGSGGYPSVNTCVHYLKLPEYPTEEILKERLLAATRERGFHLN encoded by the exons ATGGCTGATGTGGATCCTGAAACTTTATTGGAATGGCTTAATATGGGCCAAGGAGATGAAAGAGACATGCAACTAATTGCATTAGAGCAATTATGCATGTTGTTGCTTATGTCTGATAATGTTGATCGATGCTTCGAATG CTGTCCTCCACGCACATTTCTTCCTGCATTATGTAGAATCTTTTTGGATCAACTTGCACCGGATAGTGTTTTAGAAGTGACTGCTCGAGCCATTACATATTATTTCGACCTATCACCAGAATGTATACGCAGAGTAATAGCCATGGAAGGTGCTGTAAGAGGTATATGCAGTCGCTTGTCTGGAGCTGGATTAGGTTCCAGAACTAGTCGGGATTTAGCTGAACAATGTATAAAG GCATTAGAGCTTGTTTGCGCAAGGGAAGCTGGTGCTGTTCTTGAAGCAGGTGGCCTTCCATGTGCTTTATGTTTTATTCGGGAACACGGAGCTCTTGTTCATCGGGATACGCTCCATTCGGCAATGGCTGTCGTTACTCGTTTATGTGGAAAAGTAGAACCACAAGATAAATCTTTACCAGATTGTATCGAAGCGTTATCGACATTACTCAGACACGAAGATGCACACGTTGCTGATGGAGCCCTTCGTTGTTTTGCATCATTGGCTGATAGATTTTCAAGAAGAAATACAGATCCTGCTCCTTTAGCCTCCCATGGATTAGTTTCTGAGCTCTTATATAG GTTATCAAATGCAGCAGGACCTGGTACATCAATAGCAGCTACTTCTGGAAATCCCAAAACACCTCCACCATCCAGTACAACTTCAACAATACCTGCTCCAGAAGCAAACTCTTGCGCTTCTGTTTCCACTATAATTAGTCTTTTATCAACACTTTGTAGAGGATCACCTTCTATAACTCACGATCTCTTACGTTCTGAGCTACCAGATGCAATTGAGAAAGCTTTAAAGGGAGACGAACGATGTGCTCTTGATTCTATGAGATTAGTTGATTTATTGTTGGTTTTACTGTTTGAAGGGAGATCAGCGTTAGGACGTAATACGAGTGGAGGCCCATCGGGTCCTTTATTACCACGATTCAGACGGCCAGAAAGTGCCGGAGAAAAATCTCACAGGCAGCTAATTGATTGCATTCGATCGAAAGATACAGATGCATTAATAGAAGCTATAGATTCCGGAGGCATTGGAGTTAATTTTATGGACGACGTTGGACAGACATTGCTTAATTGGGCGTCTGCTTTTGGAACTCAAGAAATGGTTGAATTCTTATGTGATAGAGGGGCGGATGTTAATAAAGGTCAAAGATCGTCTAGTCTACATTATGCTGCTTGTTTTGGAAGACCAGCTATCGCTAAAGTATTACTTAGACACGGAGCAAATCCAGATTTACGAGATGAAGATGGAAAAACACCACTAGATAAAGCTAGAGAGCGTGTAGACGAAGGGCATAGAGAAGTTGCAGCTATATTACAATCTCCTGGCGAGTGGATGTTACCAAATCAAGAGCACAGAAAGCCAGAGACAGAAACCGAATTTACAGAACCAAAAGGTGATCCTGAAATGGCTCCAGTTTATTTAAAAAGGCTTTTACCGGTATTCTGCGCGACATTTCAATCATCAATGTTGCCCAGCGTTAGAAAAGCCAGTTTaagtttaattagaaaaatggtGCACTATATTCAGTCGGAATTACTTGTCGAAACATGCGGTTCCGATAGAACAGGAAGCTGTGGTGCTATGCTGGTGGAAGTAATTGCCAGTGTTTTGGATAACGAG GAGGATGAAGATGGACACTTAGTGGTTTTGCAAATGATACAAGATTTGATGATAAAAGGGAAAGATGAATTTCTAGAACATTTTGCTCGTCTGGGAGTCTTTTCGAAAGTTGCTGCACTAGCCGGACCACAAGAAACTACTCCAGAGCCAGAGGCAGAATCAAATCAATCCGAAGAGCAAAGAATGGAAGACGCTAAAGAACTTTTAATTGGAAGAGCTTACCATTGGGGAGATTGGTGTATTTGCAGAGGACGCGATTGCTTATACGTATGGTCGTATGCAGCCGCTTTAGAATTATCAAATGGAAGCAATGGATGGTTTAGGTTTATACTCGATGGAAAATTAGCAACAATGTACTCAAGTGGAAGTCCAGAGGGAGGGACAGATACTTCAG GAAAAGGGAGGAACACAGAGTCGCTAACCACTGAAG AGAATCGCGGCGAATTTTTGGAGAAATTACAAAGAGCACGTAGCCAAGTGAAACCGAATTCAGTGAGTCAGCCCGTATTATCACGTCCTGGTACGACTCGGTTAGTTGTAGGAAATTGGGCGTTATCTAGTAGAAAAGAAAGCGAATTGTGTATACATAATAGCGATGGTCAGCAGCAAGCAACTATTTTAAGAGAAGATTTACCAGGATTTATTTTTGAGTCAAATCGAGGTACAAAGCATTCCTTCACAGCAGAAACAAGTTTGG GCCCAGAATTTGTATCAGGATGGGCTGGCAAAAGGGGCAAAAGATTAAGATCAAAAATTGAAGCTATTAAACAAAAAGTTAAAGTACAAGctcaagatatttatgaatgTTATTTTAAAGCTGCACAGGCACAGCCACGCGGAGTAGTCGCTAAGCTAGGGGCTATTGTTAATCAAATAGAAAAAGCTTGCCAAAAACAACAGTCAGGTAATCGCGAATGGCGCAACATATTACTAAGCGCGCTAGATGAACTTAAAGCTTTACTGAACGAAGAAGGACGAGTTTCTGCTTACGAGCTGCATTCTAGCGGTCTCGTACAAACTTTACTTGCGCTGTTAGCAGCTCCGCCGGGCCCGCAACCACCAACATTGAGAGCAACAAAACTTAGAATGCAAAGAATAGCAGTATTCAAAAATTGCTTCCATTCGAAGGATGCTAATAAAGAACATAATTCCGCTAAAATTCTAGTCCAAAAGTTAGTTTCAGTATTGGAATCTATTGAGAAATTGCCTGTTTATTTATACGACACCCCAGGCTCTGGCTATGGCTTACAAATTTTAACTAGAAGATTACGTTTCCGATTAGAAAAAGCAACTGGTGAAAGTTCTTTAATAGACAGATCTGGTCGGAGTTTAAAGATGGAACCGTTGAGCACTATACAACAATTAGAgagtcatttattaaaaatggtaGCAAAGCAATGGCACGATCACGATAGGTCAACATTTACATTTGTTAAGAAACTGAAAGAAGGCAATAGAATAACGTTTAAATACCAGTATGACTTTGATGAAAATGGTTTGTTATACTGGATTGGTACAAACGCAAAAACTTGTTCTGAATGGGTGAATCCTGGTCAATACGGTTTAGTTGTTGTTACATCAAGTAACGGAAGGAATCTACCTTACGGTCATCTTGAAGATATTCTAAGTCGTGACCCGTCAGCTTTAAATTGTCATACAAATGACGATAGGCGCGCGTGGTTTTCAATCGATTTAGGAGTCTGGATTATTCCAAGTGCTTACACACTGAGACATGCAAGAGGTTACGGTAGAAGTGCCTTGCGGAATTGGATGTTCCAGGCATCGAAGGATGGTGTAACTTGGACGACACTATATGCTCATGTAGATGATCCATCATTAAACGAGCCTGGCAGCACAGCCACTTGGACATTGGAACCGCCGGCCGATGAAACGCAAGGCTGGCGTCATTTACGATTGCAACAAATCGGAAAGAACGCTTCTGGTCAAACACATTATTTGTCTGTGTCTGGATTTGAAGTTTACGGTGAGGTTACTGGAGTCTGCGAGGATTTAGGACGCGCTGCTAGAGAAGCTGAAGCTGGAGTTCGAAAACAACGGAGATTAATTAAATCCCAAGTTCTTCGTCATTTGGTTGCTGGTGCTAGGGTAGCTAGAGGTTTAGATTGGAAATGGAGAGATCAGGATGGTGTTCCACCAG GCGAAGGTACCGTAACAGGAGAATTGCATAATGGTTGGATAGATGTAACATGGGATCATGGTGGTTCCAATTCTTATAGAATGGGTGCAGAGGGGAAATTTGATCTAAGATTGGTTGGAAGTGGTCTTGATACGGATAATGGAACCAAAAATAAAAGCGGTGGTGGAGTTTTAACTGGACGAAAATCGAGTAGCACCCCTAGTTTACCAGATTGCACCGATACCGCGATGCGTGGCTCGGTAGCTTCAACGGATCAAGCAGCAAGTGCTGATAACCTTGCAGCTAAG CAAGCCGCTGAATCGATAGCAGAAAGTGTGCTATCGGTCGCTCGTGCCGAGGCGGTTGTTGCTGTAACCGGCGAAGGTGGAGCAAATTCAACGGGCGAACTGTCTGTTGTATTACATCCCAGGCCTGACACTACCGTGACAAGTGATCTGGCAACAATTGTTGAAAGTCTTGCCCTTAACACTGATTGTCCTGCCAACAGTAACAGCAATCGTGCGTCTAGTAGTACAAAGCCATTTTTTGCTACTGTGCGAGGAAACAAG cCGGGGGCTGGTTTATTGAGTCTTGAAGCTACTGAAGTATTAGACCGCGTCAGGGAAGGAGCTGACAGATTACGTAACAACACTAACAGCTTCTTGAGCGGTGAATTACTTAGTTTAGTGCCTGTTAGAATCAGCGTGGCGGGTGAATTAGAGGAGAATTCATTGAGAATAAAGTCTGTTCAAAGGCATCATTCAGCAATTACCGATG CTACCAAAGAATGTAGTCGGGACAAAGAAGCTAGCTCATCTACGCAAAATACAGCAGGAGGATGTCCTGTTGTTGTTACCAATCCCATGTCTGTGTCTGTTCCCAATCTTGCTTGTTCTGATGCTAACAATACACTGGAACCAACAGCTGCAACTGGTTTATTGGAAACATTTGCGGCAATGGCGCGAAGACGAACTTTGG GACCTACAGGTGGACAGCATATTGCTTCTAATTCTAATACTGGTTCAAATTCACGTGGACCTAATTCAGTATCGAGTTTAGTTCGACTTGCCCTAAGTCCTAATTTTCCTGGCGGTTTACTTAGTACAGCTCAAAGTTATCCAAGTTTAACCAGTAGTGGTCAAGTAGCTGGTAGTGGTGTCACGACAACTACTGGACCCGGCTTAGGACAAGCACTTACAATGTCGTTGACTAGTACAAGTAGTGATAGCGAACAG TTGTGGCTACAGGTCAGTCTTGAAGACTTTTTGGAATCTTGTGGAGGTGTTGCAAGTTCTAGCGTTGGTGGAGGTAGAACAACAGGTGGACCAACTCTTCTGACCGAATTAGAAGATGACGAGGATGGCGTGcttgaagaagaagaggataaTGATGAAAATGATCAAGAG GAAGATgacgaagaaaacgaagaagaaggagatGGTTGCGATGCTGATTACGAAGAGGTTATGGTTAGTCGCAATCTCCTGGCAGCTTTTATGGAAGAAGAAAGCAGCAAGAGACGTGCTTGGGACGACGAGTTTGTTCTTAAACGTCAATTTTCTGCTTTGATCCCAGCCTTCGATCCACGACCCGGACGAACAAACATCAATCAG ACAACTGACTTGGAAATTCCACCACCTGGCAGTGAAACTCAATCAAGTACACGGTCTGGATCATTGTCAATGCCTAGACTTTCTTTAACATTGAAAGGTCCAGGACTTCCAGGAGTGCCAGACGTTGAATTACCCCTTACAGAACCACACGCCAGTATTTTCAAAACGGTACAAGAATTAATGCAACTAACTGAATTGGGCAGCCGGCaagaaaaattaagaagaaTATGGGAACCAACTTAcac TATAATATATAAAGAATCTAGAGACGAAGAATCGTCTGGAAGAGCTACGCCAATTGTAACATTATATTCCCGAAGTACCACTCAAAGCTCTTCAGTTTGTACGGTAGAAGACGTTTTACAGCTTCTGAGGCACGTTTATGTATTGAGTACTACTCGTGACGACGGTAAACACGTTGATTATGAAAACGAGGAATCACCGTGTTGGGTTCATCCCGATGATTTCACTTCAAAGAAAATCACAAATAAAATAGTACAACAAATTCAAGATCCTTTAGCACTAGCTGCTGGAGCTTTGCCAAACTGGTGCGAGGAATTAGCAAGGAGTTGTCCATTTTTATTACCATTTGAAACTAGACGACTGTACTTTAGTTGTACCGCTTTTGGAGCGTCCCGATCTATTGTATGGCTTCAAACACAAAGAGATGCGGTTCTTGAAAGACAAAGAACACCTGGTTTGAGTCCACGTCGCGATGATATTCACGAATTTCGTGTGGGTAGACTCAAACATGAAAGAGTCAGTGTACCTAGGGGAGAGAAATTATTAGACTGGGCAGAACAAGTAATGAAG GTCCATGCAAATCGGAAAAGTATATTAGAAGTTGAATTTATCGGTGAAGAAGGAACAGGTCTGGGACCCACGTTAGAGTTTTTCGCATTAGTTGCTGCAGAGTTACAGCGCAAAGACTTGGGTTTATGGCTGTGCGATGACGAAGAAATACATGATACAGAACAGTCACATGTTTCTGGAGAGCAGGTTCGACCTGCAGGATATTATGTAACTCGACCAAGTGGATTATTCCCAGCACCTTTACCACAGGATTCGGTAACTTGTGATCGTGCTGTTCGATACTTCTGGTTCTTGGGTGTGTTCCTGGCAAAAGTTTTGCAGGATAATAGATTAGTAGATTTGCCGTTGTCCCGTCCTTTCTTAAAATTAATGTGTCACGGAGACATTACAAATAATGTGAATGAAAAAATTGGTCTTAGTGGTATAACTCAAGAAAGTATGTCATCAAGTATGTCGAGTAGCTTTATATCAGAAGAAGGTGAAACAGACGTAACATATTCTTCGTTAGAACCACCTCCATGGTATTCTGGATTATTAGATATCGAAGATCTTGTATTCGTCGATCCGGTGAGAGGAGagtttttaaaagaaatacaAGCATCAGTTGCTAAACGTGATAGATCGCTTTCGGATAGTCATAATACTACTGACGAAGAAACGTCGTTGAATATTACTCATCCATCTGGAATGTCAGTGCCTATTGAAGATTTGGCTTTAACAATGACATATTCTCCTAGTTCGAAAGTGTTTGGATACGAGCATGTGGAATTAATAGAAGGATGTGCAGAGACATCAGTAACTGTGCAGAATGCGAAAGAGTACGCGGAGATGACAATTAATTATTGTCTCGATCGAGGAGTCTCTAGACAACTTGAATCATTTAAAGCCGGTTTTTCAAAAGTCTTCCCAATGGAAAAACTTCATGCTTTCAGTCCGGAAGAAGTAAGGGCTATGCTTTGCGGAGAACAAAATCCACAATGGACCAGAGAAGATTTGCTCAATTACACTGAGCCAAAACTTGGTTATACAAGAGAAAG CCCTGGTTTCCAAAGATTCGTCAATGTTTTACTCTCACTGACTGGTCCAGAAAGAAAAGCTTTCTTACAATTTGCTACTGGATGTTCAGCTTTACCTCCTGGAGGATTATGTAATTTACATCCTAGATTGACTGTCGTACGAAAAGTAGACGCTGGATCAGGTGGTTACCCCTCTGTTAACACCTGTGTTCATTATTTAAAGTTGCCAGAGTATCCTACTGAAGAAATACTTAAAGAAAGACTCTTAGCTGCAACCAGAGAGAGAGGATTTCACTTAAATTAA